A region of the Littorina saxatilis isolate snail1 linkage group LG12, US_GU_Lsax_2.0, whole genome shotgun sequence genome:
TCTCCTGTCGTAAAATCTCCGCCTGGCTCTGCTTGAGCGACACCACGGAATGGACGCTGTGTTCGCGATCCAGTCGCATGCGTTGTCGGAGGTGATTCTCTGTTACATCACTTCCACCGATGCTCTGTAAAAATGGAAGCGAAAGAAAGATGATGATTAGGCTGGTGGTCGCTATTGAGAGGCGGTCGCTTAAGGTCAGGTTTGACTTTAATTGTAACATACTTCAATCCCTGATTTTCATCTAACATGAAGCAGCCCTGCCTTTCTTTTAGTTTTATATGCGCCTTTCTTTCAAATTCATACTACAGCTTTTGTGTTTTCAGTGCAACAATTAATATGGCCGGATATTATGACGAGAGGTGGTTGCCCGGGCAGATATCAACAAGACAAGTATAATGTCGACGAGTCAAAGACGAGatggcattatacttgtctcgtcaaaaTATCCGGCCCTATTGCTGCACTTGAACACAAAAGCGTTTATATTGGTATTCTGATGTGAAATTCTGTGTCGAAAACGTGACACAGAAACACGTTTTTGTCAGCGACAGCTCCCCAAATGATCCTTGCTGGCTGTTGCAGACGACACTATACAGTGCCCATGTACTGGTGGATATCACTGAACACTGAAACACTCACAAAAACCTATGGATGTGAAAGACCGACATGTATAACACTTTTGTAGCCATAATAGGGCTGTGTGAGACTTTCCAATCACAACCCCCAAATCCCCCCACATGTCAGAAAAGCAACATAAGTGCCTTTCTCATTAATTCATATGCCATAAATACATCACCTGAAAGCAGACAGAGATCTATTCTTACCCCATGGCGAAGCACAGAACTTGTCGGGCGGGAAGAAGCCTCCTCGTCATTTCCCTCTCCAGTCCCCGGTGAGTCCGGAGCCTGCTCACCATCCACCTCACCGGAAGAAGACGGCCTTGTTGATCTAAAACTGTGCACCTTGCGGGTAGGAAGGGGTGGGGGCCCAAAGCCAGAATCCACAGATGTGCCTCTGTTGATGACCGTGCTCCTGCGTGGAGGCAGCGGCGGAATGGCTGGAGAGGATTTCTCAGTAAAATTCACACTAGAGACAGGATAGACATTTTTGCGTCGAGCGGGAACAGGCCTGGTGACATCCCCCTCTGCCAGAGAGGCACCAGGGACGGGAGATCCGTTAGAAGCGGCACACGCTGTGTTGTTCATTGGCACATCTTCAGCAACGTCGCTTTTCCACGATGGAAGAGAATCCAGCCTCTTTGGCAGAGGGGGCACTGAGTTTGTGGGTAAAGACGATGCTTCAGCTGCTGAAGAGTACACACTGTCTGGTTCCAGATCCTCCGATGTAAGAGGCGGTGTTGAGTTTTTCCGAGGGTTTGACAAAGGGGGACACTTCACCACAGTAACGCCACTTTCAGGTTCCCTGTCTCCACCGTCTGTGACGGGTCTTGAGGAGGCTGATGCAAAAGTGTCATCAACGTCACCTGGGAATGGAGCGTAGAAATTTTCCGTAGAGGGGTCAGGGTCCTGCCCTGCCTCATGTCCTGTTGCACTGTTTGAACCTTCACCACTAACCCTGGTGGTAGTTGCCTGAGCACTGTCACCGTCCGTCTCATTGGACTGAGAAGTGGCGCCTGATGCCAGACCGTTACCCATGCTTTGCTTACTGTTTTCCGTCTTCTCCTTACCTTTCTCCAAAGACACACTACCAGCAAGCGTAGACTTTTTCTTCACTTCTGAATACATGTACTCATGGTTCTTACCTTCCTGCAGATCTGCATTGCCGGAATTTCTCAAGTGGCTCACTGTGGCTAGGTCGGTATATCCCTCATCCAGTTCATCGATTCTGTCAGGAGGGTTACCTACACCGTCACTTTCAGCCCCACCTGAACCAGTGGGGGGTTTCCTCACCAACGTAGCACGACGGGCAGTAGGGACGGGTGTTTTTCGGTTGATCTCCCAGAACGCCCCACTGACAAAATCCGAGGAATAGTCGGTGTCGCTGGAATCACTATCCTCGTTGTCACCCGAGGTACGCACAGACCCGGGTTTTTGCAGTTTGGGAGAACGCCTTGGTCTGGGCGGAAGACTTTTCTCCTGCTGGTTCAAACAAGGGGGTGGGGGCCGTTCAGGGGGCCGTGGTaagggtgggggtggtttgggaGGGGGAGCAGCAGAAGGTGCTGGCGGCCGTCCAGGCGGcagaggtgggggaggggtagATGGCACGCTAGGAGAGGGCgggagggatgggggagggcagggaggaagagggggatgtCTGCTGGCTGACGAAGGGCTTACAGCCTTGTCAGCAGAACAAGCAGCAGGTGCCGTAGCTGCTTTTCGAGGCGGAGGAGGCAGAGGGGCTGGATGAGCGGGAGGAGGGGGGTCGTTCACAGCGTCACCAGACTCACGCGGAGGATCCTTTGAGTTTGTCCGCAAGAGAGACGGATGACCGccagggaggggagggggttgcAGTGGCCTGGGAGCGAGAGGTGGGAGTGGGGGCGGTGCCCCTCCAACAGCTCCTAGATCCTCGTCGACGTAATTGTTCTCCTCATTATTATCGTCCTCCTCGTCTGCCTTGTTCTGTGAGTGTCCCACTACGTTGGACACTGCTGGGCAAAATGTGTACACATGCTCCTCAATGTCTCTCTGTGAAGCGGAcagaaatcaaattaaaaatattaaattACAGGGTTCGATTTACTAGTGCAccttgcgccattggcgcataacatttcaaaatgtcccattggaattTCCTTCAGTGCGTGACTACTTTGGTGATTCAAAAATAataacaaaagacaacaaactaCAAAGAAAGGGAAACAGGAAATATGATCAATGACTGAAGGGAGGAAGGAATTTAAGGAAATTAGTAActgggaaggaaggaaggaaggaaacacACTGAAGGAATGCAAGGCTGAATTTGATTGCAGACAGGAAGGAAGAGAGGCAGAGATAATTATTAGGTTGCTAAACCagacataaacaaacagacaaaattaaacaaacaaaaggctgcctaaacggcggggtaaaaacggtcgtaAACGCAAAAAGcatgagtgtacatgggagtttcagcccatgaatgcagataagaagaagaaagaaacaagcacacaaattaaaaaatgtctacaaacacacataagttATCAAATCagatgcaaacaaacaaacaaacaaaatattgtaTAACTCACCTTCAACACACCAAGACTACTCAATGTTCTTTCCAAAGCATTACACCAGTCTTGCATCTGCTCTCTGCACAATCACAGATATGAAATGAATCTATATACCTATACTCAAGATTTTCACTTCAGAGTGTAACTACACCCATACTCGAAGGGAGTATACATAAGAATGACACGGACCATTTGTCATCCCAGCCACCAGAAGAGCAAAGGTCTCAATTTCACCTGTCAAATAAGAAGCATCCAGGTGGTCTTGCCATGCATCAGTGACACAGGTGATGGCACATGttactcaatcaatcaaaataTACTAAGCTGTTAATTTCCAACACTGGTATGCCCTCTAGGCATCAAAATGTACACATTAATAAATACATCTCGTTAAAGTTTACTACAAACTGCGCAGCCAACTTCTGTGATCATCAACCGCGTTTTCAAGGTCAGgcattaacaagtcgcgtaaggcaaaaatacatttagtcaagctcagtcgaactcacagaatgaaactgaacgcattgcattttttccgcaagaccgtacactcatagcatcgtctgtccaccgctcgtggcaaaggtagtgaaattaacaatccagaaaaacGCGGTAGCGGTTctgctgaggaggatagcacgctttttttatatttctattctttttaactctctgaacgtgtttttaatccaaacatatcatatctatatgtttttggaatcaggaaccgacaaggaatgagatgaaattgtttttaaatcaatttcggaaaattaattttaatcacaattttcatatttttaatttttagagcttgtttgtaatccaaatattaacatatgtatatgtttttggaatcagaaaatgacgaagaataatatgaaattatttttggatcgtttaatacaaaaataattttaattaaaagtttttgatttttaatgaccaaactcattcattagtttttaagccaccaagctgaaatgcaataccaaagtccggccttcgtcgaagattgctttgccaaaatttcaatcaaatatttgattgaaaaatgagggtgtgacagtgccgcctcaacttttacaaaaagccggatatgacgtcatcaaaggtatttatcgaaaaaatgaaaaaaacgtccggggatatcattcccaggaactctcatgtcaaatttcataaagatcggtccagtagtttagtctgaatcgctctacacacacacgcgcacagacagacagacagacagacacacacacatacaccctacGACCctggtctcgattccccctctatgttaaaacatttagtcaaaacttgactaaatgtaaaaagaagggcAAATGAGATCAGGCATACACTCAAACTGGTCGCTGCAACCATGCAACcatgaaacacacaaaacacatgaagaaaaaataaaacatcaaaaacTGCTGCAAGGACTTCCATGACCTACTTTTAACCTgaaagatgttctgttcataacctctaattaatctacctccatttgaagacctcattttctcagactttttgtagtcttaaaggggaggtttcactgtacctTCTCAACATACAAACTTCATTTCAAGTGGCaacaatcaaaaacaaggaGAACAATTTACTTAGCTGCACTTCAAGCCTGATCTGAGGTTAGCACCAACCAGAAGTAGAACTATACATTCTCAGCCCACAAACACTAGTAGTAGCAGTGCTACCTTGTTGCAGCAATCAACTCAAAAGCATGGAGAACAAAATTAGTTGCCCTTCAAGGTTTATAGCCCAAGGTTACAGGGATGTTTGAATTATTTGATTAATTGTCTCCTGAAAATTTGCTGAAGTGGTCACAAAAGTTTTTGTCATGTACAAAAATGTATGGCTGTCCTTTCCTCCATTGTGAAAAAAGTTTGACGACTTCAAAGAAGTGTTGGTGTTATGCTGACTGCCGAACCCTGCGTACTTCGCGCCTACTAAAACTAAAACATCcctgaaatccaaaaacaaatagactgccaacgttccaaaattcagaataaaaaaacaagaaaggtaagttgttggcacgtttcattattgacaaaacaaaacgttactttCACAAATCTATTGACCcagcacttaaaagaccgctgggtctaattatagtgtttgtctgtgcacttaaaagaccgctgggtctaATTATagagtttgtctgtgcacttaaaagaccgctgggtctaattatagtgtttgtctgtgcacttaaaagaccgctgggtctaattatagtgtttgtctgtgcacttaaaagaccgctgggtctaATTAtagcagtgatgtacattttagtcggtctccggtctctgaccgatccaatttccccaggacctatagctttaaccccagcaggacacaggtccgattaacctacagaagaagtggtcaagggtccgatcgtttttgacaatgaagcggacatgcggactgttcaattttcaagaggaaagcttgtttcggttttgccaagcgaaagtaaacactgcgtgaggaaagctggtttcggttttgccaagcgaaagtatgcactgcgtgtgaccagtttgttgagtgaacgaggcaccatatgggatctgattctttgaattaatttatcctcaagttggatcaagaagaaaTAAAGGTAAAACGAACCCATATGGTAcctcgagtgcattcattggctcagcaataaatcgttTAAACCAATGGGAACCACCCGTGCATGTTCGCACATGCGCAAGGCATTACTTTTCGTCATAATATCTGGAAAAACCGTTGTGCGTTCGAACGAAAATAAAACGAAAGAGAAACGACATGGGTCCGAAAAAAAAGCTCAAAGCAGATCAAAAATCAGCAGACATTGATGTCCATGCTGCGTTTGCCAGCCACTGTGGCTTCAGCTgaaccaacaacaacgtcaACCGAGAACGAACTCGTCGAAGTGGAGAGTGATGGTGAAAGTGCAACTGCAAGTACGTCGACGAGCACGAGAGAGACAACCCAAGTCAAAGAGTTGAAAGACAAGAAATCACGTTCCTTCTCTGAGGAATGGAAAAAGGTATATCCTTGGCTGACATATGATTCGGGGAAAAAGTTGATGTTTTGCACAGTTTGCTCGTCGGTAGGGCTGCATCGTGAGAATGCGTTTGTTGTGGGATGCGACAACTTCAGAAAATCTACAGTTAAAGACCATGTTTTCACGAAGTGTCACAAACACGCTGTTGCTGCACCAGGACACAAGGAGAATCAAGAGATATGCGAGAAAGTTGctttttcaaagcaagaaaaGGGATTAGCAACAGCGACCGACAACTGTTCAAAtaactttgaaatgtgattcaatcctttgagtatctagtcatgacagtcgcggaaggtggaagaatttaaactgaaaaatctttttaaatgcggttttacgagtcgtgtttttgtcctattgaaattgcaatctcaggacactgtgtcctattgattttcagtcttcaggacaattgtcctaaaggctgctagaaaaatgtacatcactgttatagtgtttgtctgtgcacttaaaagaccgctgggtctaATTATAGTGTTTGTCtctgcacttaaaagaccgctgggtctaATTATAGTGTTTGTCTCTGCACTTAAAAGTCCGCTGGGTCTAATTATAGTGTTTGTCtctgcacttaaaagaccgctgggtctaATTATAGTGTTTGTCTCTGCACTTAAAAGAGCGCTGGGTCTAATtatagtgtttgtctgtgtacttAAAAGACTGCTGGGTCTAATTATagagtttgtctgtgcacttaaaagaccgctgggtctaATTATAGTgtttgtgcacttaaaagaccgctgggtctaattatagtgtttgtctgtgcacttaaaagaccgctgggtctaattatagtgtttgtctgtgcacttaaaagaccgctgggtctaatcatagtgtttgtctgtgcacttaaaagagcGCTGGGTCTAATtatagtgtttgtctgtgcacttaaaagaccgctgggtctaatcatagtgtttgtctgtgcacttaaaagagcGCTGGGTCTAATtatagtgtttgtctgtgcacttcaaagaccgctgggtctaattatagtgtttgtctgtgcacttcaaagaccgctgggtctaATTATAGTgtttgtgcacttaaaagaccgctgggtctaattatagtgtttgtctgtgcacttaaaagaccgctgggtctaATTAAAGAGTTTGTCtctgcacttaaaagaccgctgggtctaattatagtgtttgtctgtgcacttaaaagagcGCTGGGTCTAATtatagtgtttgtctgtgcacttaaaagactgcAGGGTCTAATCATagagtttgtctgtgcacttaaaagaccgcagGGTCTAATTATagagtttgtctgtgcacttaaaaggcCGCAGGGTCTAATTATagagtttgtctgtgcacttaaaagaccgctgggtctaATTATAgagtttgtctgttcacttaaaagaccgctgggtctaATTATAgagtttgtctgttcacttaaaagaccgctgggtctaattatagtgtttgtctgtgcacttaaaagagcGCTGGGTCTAATTATAGTgtttgtgcacttaaaagaccgctgggtctaattatagtgtttgtctgtgcacttaaaagaccgctgggtctaATTATagagtttgtctgtgcacttaaaagaccgctgggtctaATTATagagtttgtctgtgcacttaaaagaccgctgggtctaATTATagagtttgtctgtgcacttaaaagaccgctgggtctaATTATagagtttgtctgtgcacttaaaagagcGCTGGGTCTAATTATAGTGTTTgcctgtgcacttaaaagaccgcagGGTCTAATCATagagtttgtctgtgcacttaaaagaccgcagGGTCTAATTATagagtttgtctgtgcacttaaaagactgcTGGGTCTAATTATagagtttgtctgtgcacttaaaagacagCTGGGTCTAATTATagagtttgtctgtgcacttaaaagaccgctgggtctaATTATAGAGTTTGTCTGtgtacttaaaagaccgctgggtctaATTATagagtttgtctgtgcacttaaaagaccgctgggtctaATTATAGAGTTTGTCTGtgtacttaaaagaccgctgggtctaATTATagagtttgtctgtgcacttaaaagaccgctgggtctaATATagagtttgtctgtgcacttaaaagactgcAGGGTCTAATTATagagtttgtctgtgcacttaaagaCCGCTGGGTCTAATTATagagtttgtctgtgcacttaaaagaccgctgggtctaATTATagagtttgtctgtgcacttaaaagaccgctgggtctaattatagtgtttgtctgtgcacttaaaagaccgctgggtctaATTATagagtttgtctgtgcacttaaaagagcGCTGGGTCTAATTATAGTGTTTgcctgtgcacttaaaagaccgctgggtctaACTGTAgagtttgtctgttcacttaaaagccCGCTGGGTCTAATtatagtgtttgtctgtgcacttaaaagaccgctgggtctaattatagtgtttgtctgtgcacttaaaagaccgctgggtctaattatagtgtttgtctgtgcacttaaaagaccgctgggtctaATTATagagtttgtctgtgcacttaaaagaccgctgggtcaatATATTTCtgaacgtattgttttgttttgtcaataattaaacgttccaaccaCTTAcccttcttggtttttttttattctatcACCATCCCTGGGTTAGTACCAACTAGAACTAACATTTCTCCGGCCACAAACACTACCTTGTGGCAGCAATCAACTCAATGAGCTGATTGGGACAGACGATGACGAAGGTGAAGGTACGGGCAGAGGTGGCCATCGTGCGGCTGATGGACGTGCATGGCGACAAGTCGTAGGACGCTGTGGGAGGGCTGGAGAAGATGTCCACATCTCGCTCGTACTGTTCCAGGTAGGGGACCCCCCTCCGCACCACCAGTATGTACCATTTCCTTGGCGTCATTTTCTGCACGGAACAACAAAAGGTGCACCAAGGTAGGGGTTTATTGAAGCTCAAGGGAGTTGACTTGATGGAGTCATATTGTCTTCTTGTATTATTCATTTTGCAGAGATGTCAAGATCCATACTGTATGGGTTTTTTttgatttcccttctttgagccatgtgacgtcagaggccgacaaaaattcatatttaggcggttagctgagactacaaaatagcGCATGTTTGTGGGgttcaataaaaaaaacctaaaaggaattctaaccagaatcgatcgatacataaattttatttgtattcttgaccaaaatatgacattttacactgatctcgacagtcattgttcacgtCGACCGCTAGCGCAGTCTTgaaggaacactgactgtctcgatctgtgtaaaatgtcatattttggtcaaaaagaCAAATAAGGTATATTAATTGGTTaaatatatatactagatgaatacccgcttcacCGGGTatggcttcgccgggaagaagtagagccgaatacccggctttgccggggacccggctttgccaggtgtacgacggctttgccggcgcaccgtacgaaggaagggagataaacgcgcaaaacactggagaagataaggaagagttactgggaatggatgtacagaaaaaccaaaatcggttcagcgctgcgcgctgagagcacgcacgtgttcaaaattttccacgattgtgtccggggtctacctgaatatgcccaccaaatttgaagcagatccatcgagaactttggccgtgaatcgtgaacacatagacagacagacacagacaagccgtatatgactaagtgccaaaaggtgctcacagaacagaagacgactttgttttacaataaaaatgtttctaaaaacgtgtgtctgctgaaaattggtgtgtgtgtggatgaatgtgcgaagagatagtggacataatttcgtgtgtctgacttgaacggttttgaagttatctttgtttaaagtcaaaaataacgccaaaaccggccatctgaaaaaggacatcgtgatacctcgtgttttgaatatgccacagaaaaataacaagaagcacaaatgaattgcatttagtttgattgaatgcctgaaacatcgctttacagacgagaccaaacgtcaaatctaaatctcgagagaatttttttttttcgataaccgaattttaaggtgtcgcacgcaagatgtgtcgtcatcacggcatacatttttcaatcgcagatatttactaaatttctttttcaaaaactctggaattgatgtcgacacgtcaagcgataacggtgtatcaaactgctgtctttcaagtaatccagcaaagactgcagaacttttgaacagcatttttgaaaacgatttgaaaatttcgtcatatcttgcgtgcgacaaaatgttcggtaattaacggttattttcttttaaaaacaaaatttacatgtacaaagatctacttcatctacggaaccacgtgacacattctgtgttcaaaatttgtgaagaaatcacgaaccacgaatgcgctatcaagtgttgaaattatgtcgtcaacatcttttcagatcttgcgtgcgacaccatcttgcgttcaacataaaatgtcactaccttatcgagtttaatgggtaaaactaactatttgttgtcttagtttaatcttcttaattaaaagcgtaataaaaccgaacttccaagatgaattttaattgagattagcgaaagagcgggcacgcaagtcgaccttaaagtaaaagaatgataacacgagcgtttgtcgtgttgtcttgcgtgcaacacattgtccaaaaaggaaaatgtatatttttctcagacgttttttaagttgaaaccttgaaacttcacacacatttggggtttaatcgcccccatgcatggtaaaagtcttgttgacccttgtcagatttcaaggtcacggctgggtcacatgtggttcagaaaacggatgaaacatattttttcagagatttttgaagctagaaccttcaaacttcaaacaacgcttttgcttaatgattgttcaacatggagaattcaaggttgatccttgagaaatgtgaaggtcatagcagggtctcgcgtgggtaaaaaaaaaaaggaaattgtattgaacttcaatttatataaaaccaaagtctggttgatctgttttaagatttaaggtcaaatctgttatttaaggtcaaatcaaatagaaatttgttgatgcttaaatctttgaaacttccaacaggtttgaggtttgacaacttctggactttgaaatctggtatggttgatcctggtaatattaattagtcaaaacatcaagatcaacaattataagataagcactttcaccaatgtcaagtgagcaatagcagcaaacgtgagtcttataaagattatcactttttgtgtgacctcaacttgacccctctgaatgctctcaatcatggaaattgaccacactttgattataaccaaacaacatcaaaactttggaatgtgtgaagtttcaaaggtgttgcttaaaaggcgttcgtgaaaatgacaattgtatgtgtctgacttcaatgcgaccccgctgcgaccttgacgtttgattttatcaaccagactttcatcatgtgtgaatgacttcaaacactataaaactagttgaagaaattgacaatttttcaaagtttaagccagatggcactgctgtgaccttgaaatttgacaaacattaaccaggcggtcaccttttttagaaaatatccttaaaggatctttaaccttactgttaccttggaatttgatgaggtttaatttaacttgcgtagtgtgccaagtttcaaggccctagcttcaaaaacatatgagaaaacctcattgaaaaatgtatatgtttgacctcaacgcgaccctgctgtgaccttgactttttcaaccagactttaatcgtgtgtgaacattatacactagaactgtgtgtattttcaaagctcgtgctataaacgcgctgaataaattgaaaatattccacattt
Encoded here:
- the LOC138981403 gene encoding uncharacterized protein, translated to MENVIKQGYLKKGNSTEGGVFSGIIEKMTPRKWYILVVRRGVPYLEQYERDVDIFSSPPTASYDLSPCTSISRTMATSARTFTFVIVCPNQLIELIAATREQMQDWCNALERTLSSLGVLKRDIEEHVYTFCPAVSNVVGHSQNKADEEDDNNEENNYVDEDLGAVGGAPPPLPPLAPRPLQPPPLPGGHPSLLRTNSKDPPRESGDAVNDPPPPAHPAPLPPPPRKAATAPAACSADKAVSPSSASRHPPLPPCPPPSLPPSPSVPSTPPPPLPPGRPPAPSAAPPPKPPPPLPRPPERPPPPCLNQQEKSLPPRPRRSPKLQKPGSVRTSGDNEDSDSSDTDYSSDFVSGAFWEINRKTPVPTARRATLVRKPPTGSGGAESDGVGNPPDRIDELDEGYTDLATVSHLRNSGNADLQEGKNHEYMYSEVKKKSTLAGSVSLEKGKEKTENSKQSMGNGLASGATSQSNETDGDSAQATTTRVSGEGSNSATGHEAGQDPDPSTENFYAPFPGDVDDTFASASSRPVTDGGDREPESGVTVVKCPPLSNPRKNSTPPLTSEDLEPDSVYSSAAEASSLPTNSVPPLPKRLDSLPSWKSDVAEDVPMNNTACAASNGSPVPGASLAEGDVTRPVPARRKNVYPVSSVNFTEKSSPAIPPLPPRRSTVINRGTSVDSGFGPPPLPTRKVHSFRSTRPSSSGEVDGEQAPDSPGTGEGNDEEASSRPTSSVLRHGSIGGSDVTENHLRQRMRLDREHSVHSVVSLKQSQAEILRQEMELPGVTVTVTEHAAQGIAFVDCADSVCMVGWIQKDFPSLHGKFHIGDQLISICNVKVTSAAMAHKMLKHPKSDMVEMLVKRIPHAVVLAIRREAEGQNIGIKRNGGTAEIQYVDPNGLAAGNGLPLHAPKVLEPESAGRTTWVLTEINSRHLSLFFKDSEIEHRLNAVGREISVVVQPADYIGELKKQLKKMKNYKNYIVQ